From one Physeter macrocephalus isolate SW-GA chromosome 18, ASM283717v5, whole genome shotgun sequence genomic stretch:
- the LOC102995487 gene encoding LOW QUALITY PROTEIN: DNA primase large subunit-like (The sequence of the model RefSeq protein was modified relative to this genomic sequence to represent the inferred CDS: inserted 1 base in 1 codon) — MQFLGGNRRKLRLADDQRNACYPHRLLFYLQPPSGNISLIEFENLAIDRVKLLKAVKNLGVSYVKGTEQYQSKLEAELRKLKFSYRENLEDEYEPRRRDHVSHFILHLAYCQSEELRCWFIQQEMNLLLFQFSILPEDEIQSFLKDSHLQFEAISDEEKTLRXQDIVASSHSLGGVQLESVYKSPFADALDLFRGRKVYLENGFAYVQLKDIVAIILNEFRTKLSKVLALTARSLPAVQSGERRQPLLSHLSHSYTGQGYSTQANVGKVSLDQIDSLSTKSFPPCIDQLHKALRENHHLRHGGHMQYGLFLKDTGLTLELAWQFWKQTFIRGKKDPDKFDKGYSYNIRHSFGKEGKRTDYTLYSCLKIILTNPPSQGDYHGCPFWHSDPELLRQKMQAYKIPPSGINQILDLVKGTHYQVACQKFFKMTHNVDDCGFSLSHPNQFLFESQQILSGGKDIKKESVQPETPQPKPSVQRSKDASSALTSLNSSLEIDLEGLEELLQ, encoded by the exons ATGCAGTTTCTTGGAGGAAAtcggaggaaactgaggttggcAGATGACCAGAGGAATGCTTGCTACCCACATAGACTTCTGTTTTACTTGCAGCCGCCTTCTGGAAACATATCTTTGATAGAATTTGAAAACTTGGCTATCGATAGAGTTAAATTGCTAAAAGCAGTTAAGAATCTTGGTGTGAGCTATGTGAAAGGAACCGAGCAGTACCAGAGTAAGCTGGAGGCTGAGCTTCGGAAGCTTAAGTTTTCCTACAGAGAAAACTTGGAAGATGAATATGAACCCCGAAGAAGAGATCACgtttctcactttattttacaCCTTGCTTACTGCCAGTCTGAAGAGCTTAGGTGCTGGTTCATTCAACAAGAAATGAATCTCCTTCTATTTCAATTCAGTATTTTACCCGAGGACGAAATTCAGAGTTTCTTAAAGGATAGCCATTTGCAGTTTGAGGCTATAAGTGATGAAGAGAAGACTCTCC GACAGGATATTGTGGCTTCATCACACAGTTTAGGTGGGGTTCAGTTGGAGTCAGTTTATAAAAGCCCTTTTGCTGATGCTCTGGATTTGTTCCGAGGAAGGAAAGTCTATTTGGAAAACGGCTTTGCTTATGTACAACTCAAGGACATTGTGGCGATCATCCTGAATGAATTTAGAACCAAACTATCCAAGGTTTTGGCTTTAACAGCCAGGTCCTTGCCTGCTGTGCAGTCAGGTGAGAGACGCCAGCCTCTGCTCAGCCACCTCAGTCATTCGTACACTGGTCAAGGCTACAGTACACAGGCAAATGTTGGGAAGGTTTCTTTAGATCAGATCGATTCGCTTTCTACCAAATCCTTCCCACCTTGCATAGATCAGCTACATAAAGCCCTGCGGGAAAATCACCACCTTCGTCATGGGGGCCACATGCAGTACGGCCTCTTCCTGAAGGACACTGGCCTAACCTTGGAACTGGCATGGCAGTTCTGGAAGCAGACATTTATCAGAGGAAAGAAGGATCCAGATAAGTTTGATAAAG GCTACTCTTACAATATCCGTCATAGCTTTGGAAAGGAAGGCAAGAGGACAGACTACACACTTTACAGTTGCCTGAAGATTATCCTGACCAATCCACCAAGCCAAGGGGATTATCATGGGTGCCCTTTCTGGCACAGTGATCCTGAACTGCTGAGGCAGAAGATGCAGGCGTACAAGATCCCTCCCTCAGGGATCAACCAGATTTTGGATTTAGTAAAAGGGACACATTACCAGGTAGCCTGTCAGAAGTTCTTCAAGATGACACATAATGTAGATGATTGTGGCTTTTCTTTGAGTCATCCAAACCAGTTCCTTTTTGAGAGCCAGCAGATCCTCAGTGGAGGTAAAGACATCAAGAAGGAATCCGTCCAACCAGAAACGCCCCAACCCAAACCGAGTGTCCAGAGAAGCAAGGATGCATCATCTGCCCTGACCTCACTCAACTCCTCTCTGGAAATAGATCTGGAGGGACTAGAGGAGTTACTTCAGTGA